The nucleotide sequence GTAAAAGTACGTGTAAACTTCTTTCAAATATATGGCATTTACTACAGCTTCAATTGATTTAagcttatttatttattatgttattatCAAGTTTTTGctgtattttttaaaacgcttcattaatttttgaaaaaacgTGTTGCGTTGCAAAATtagatatataattattttttttttgttccaATAAATCGAATTCTGCACCTCTTTGTTTATCCACATATGGTATAATGAAATTTCCTACCAAATCTTTGACAAtgaatttattatgttCATCATCTTGATTGTCCAatgaattataaatttcatttaattgttctgatttttttttggttcGAATTAATGCTTCTTCTTTTGACGAATCATTTATAGCTTTAGTTAGAATGCCTTCTAGATACGAATCAACGGTTTGATTATTTAATCCCATAATTTCGTTAAATAAATAGTCTTCTTTTTCTCTTAATAATAGTTCAGCTTGtctttttcctttttcttTACATTCTTTCAATCGTCTTTCTCTTTCAGCATATTTAACTAAAATAGcaatttttctttcttcttcatatttttctaattcaTTAGATAAGGAATCTAATAATTCTGATGTATATTTTCCTTGCATATTTTCAAGATATGcatcaatttttatttcttcaaaATCTTCTTTCTCAAAAGCGTCTTTTTCATGTAAACTATATTGATCTATTTTTGCATAagtttttaattcttcaaTTAAATCAATGCAAGAGCGTTTTCCATCATCCataagtttttttatagctTTTCCtcttaataaattttgtaaatataagacatttttttcaaaaatatcttcttcaatattttttatatctataGATGGAAAGttaatttttatgcattgcattttttttgctgttttatttgtatcACTTATTGAATAATCATCgcaaatatattgtttgtattctttatttaaatatctATAAAATGTATCAATAACatctttgttttttttcttttcatattttgacaatttatcatatttctTATCTTTATACATAGAATCTAGtgatttattaaatgtaCTAGTCAAGGAATTTATATCATTggtatttaataaattatcgATTTTGTTTGAAGTTGGTTCATCTATTTTTGGGGGGATAATTCCATTTCTTTCAAGTTCTAAGTTATAGTTTGATGTATAGTCATTCATATCATCTATTATatctgtttttttattaaaaattgtttttaaattattttttttttgtataaactGATTTCGAATATCTTTAGCCTTTTccttttcaaaattttcgATAATTtgatctttatttttatctttgtTTTGTATTACTTTTTCTacttcataaaatattttatctgCTTTTTCTGTGTCTCTTTGAATTATAActctttttaataatttcatttttttctcttgTAATTCTTTTATTCGTTTTTCTCTATCAGCCCATTCGTGATATTCGATTTTCTCTAGAATTTGtcttttttcttcaaagtcttttatatcttcatttttttttaatcgtTCCTCTAACcttcttttttcttttaattttctaataatttggatattttcattatttatagtcaaattattttctaaacatatatttgcTAATTCTTTTAGTTCATTTCTTCTTTCgctataattttcattttcttcaacTAGTTCATTATCTAAATCATCACTTAAATTGCTGCTACCATCATCTGT is from Plasmodium berghei ANKA genome assembly, chromosome: 14 and encodes:
- a CDS encoding MAATS1 domain-containing protein, putative, with amino-acid sequence MNTYNMGHYSKIRNENDENIIVDRNRKNKNYGNYRNKDNNGNYYKNKISNDKKEGTKLKVDGIKNKTELIVETEDDKYIATDDGSSNLSDDLDNELVEENENYSERRNELKELANICLENNLTINNENIQIIRKLKEKRRLEERLKKNEDIKDFEEKRQILEKIEYHEWADREKRIKELQEKKMKLLKRVIIQRDTEKADKIFYEVEKVIQNKDKNKDQIIENFEKEKAKDIRNQFIQKKNNLKTIFNKKTDIIDDMNDYTSNYNLELERNGIIPPKIDEPTSNKIDNLLNTNDINSLTSTFNKSLDSMYKDKKYDKLSKYEKKKNKDVIDTFYRYLNKEYKQYICDDYSISDTNKTAKKMQCIKINFPSIDIKNIEEDIFEKNVLYLQNLLRGKAIKKLMDDGKRSCIDLIEELKTYAKIDQYSLHEKDAFEKEDFEEIKIDAYLENMQGKYTSELLDSLSNELEKYEEERKIAILVKYAERERRLKECKEKGKRQAELLLREKEDYLFNEIMGLNNQTVDSYLEGILTKAINDSSKEEALIRTKKKSEQLNEIYNSLDNQDDEHNKFIVKDLVGNFIIPYVDKQRGAEFDLLEQKKNNYISNFATQHVFSKINEAF